A stretch of DNA from Kazachstania africana CBS 2517 chromosome 3, complete genome:
ATGCGTTATTTGAACTGTATATCTTCTGCTCGCTAACgaaggcaaaaaaaatagaaggaaggaaaaaaaatttcaaaagaagagaagGAAAAACATTTAGTTTCACTGTCACGTTGAATATAATACATTCAGAATTGTTTCATCATCTGCACTGATTGGTACATTTATAACTTATACACCAAGATAATTGGTATCTCTATAGATTCATAGGATTAGGgaaaaaattgtcattatctattctttttctttctccgaaattatattttgcaTTTTTGGTTTTAACTCAAACTGTAGGAAGCATCCGataattgaaagaaaattatgcAGAACATAATCACTCAGGTGTCTCAGGAGGGTGCTAATGGTAACCCACTGTTGGGAAACAGTCAGCAACAGTTCTATAACTCTGCAGATTCTTCAGATTATTATGATGgatcagaaaatgatatgTACGgtaattcattaattcatttgaatattcaagaaaatcatTATTTCATAACAAGAGACCAGTTGATGTCACTTCCTGAATCTTTACTGCTATGTCTTTTCCCATCTGGGGTGTTTCTTGATAGAGATGGTCAAGTTATTACAAATTTGACCCCCGAAGATGAGGTTTATATCGTCACTTTTCCACCAGAttgttttgaatatatCATGGAGATTTTCACAAAGGCACATGACGATCTTGTAAACCATCCAATCGAAGAGTTCTTTGGAAAGCCATCATCAAGTGGATTTGTCAATTCTGCAAAGGGGTTTTTCAACTTTGgttattcaaatcaaaataatcaatcCACCAGTGAACAGGATTTATTGCATCAAAAACCGGCAATTATCGTATTGAGAGAAGATTTAGATTATTACTGTGTCCCACTGcatgaatttcaattcgaaatgaatgaaaatgaaactgaTAGTATTAATCacgaaaataatgaagacCTTCTACAACATTTTATGGCCCAAGTTAAAATAGCTGCTGGCAGTTTTTTAGCTAATAATACTTCAATTTTCCAAGGCctattttcaacaaatagATTaagatatcaaaataatacaaataataataataacaataatactATTAGTACCAATAATATGGATAGCAAACAATTGGGTCCTGCTGAACAGCATCTTATGGATATGCTATGTTCTTCAGGTTTTACAATAGAATCAAAATGGGGTAATCGAACTCAAGAAGCAGGTAAAACCGTTATTTCATCGTTATCGTTATGTAGATTGGCTAACGAAACAACCCAGCAATTTAGAGAGAAATATGAACTTGCTAGATTGAAATGGTTACAAGAATATActgaaaagatcaatagCACTAGCAATAACACTAGACCTTCTTTACTGCTCTCGAGATCTTCATTGTCGATAACTGATgcatataataataatacattATCGGAATCTTCGTTATCTCTGACACCATCACGTTCCAATAATTTAACCCCAAGTAAAAGTGCACTAGGTATAAGTAACGGAAGAGAAGGtagaaatgaaaagagaaagtcAAGATTATCTGTCTTAGCAGATAATGTACGTTCTCGTTCCACATCGAAAAATAGACATGGttccaaaaatgaaaatatagaaTTGCCAAAAGTTTATGATTTAGTTGAAAAACCAAATATAAATGCTAAATTGCTGCTATTTTGGAGGAAACCCGCTAGAAAATGTTGGTGGGGTGATGAAGAGATAGAACTTGAAGTTGAAATATATGGAGAATGGGTTGATAAGGATAAGAAAATAGTGAAGTTGAAATTGcctcaaaattttactgAATCTCAAGATAACGAAGAAATATTGTTGAAAAGCTTAAATAAGATAAAAATCCCTGTAAGACTACATATCAGAAGAGTTTGGACTTTAGAATTAAGCGTCATTGGAGTACAATAAGTATATACATAATACATTAGCCCCATCGTGGCTCACCAATACATAGAAGGATATATGTAAGATTAACGAAAGCAAAAACGCATCATTTTATATCACtaaaatgataaattccGATACACTCTTCCTGGAAGTGACCCTGGCAGTcctgaaaaaaaaaaaaaaaaaaaggacaGCTTATAGTGGAGAATAGAATTGAGAGAATATTGAAGCAATACCGAGTAGTTTTCGATCATACAGTGTCTCATAAGGTTTATGATATTCAACTGAAGGTATAAATCCAGTGTGATAACCGTCAGTTTTGTGGAAAATTTAACGataatttgataaagtCATTTCTgatctgaaaaaaaaggtgAATAAAATGGTCATGAGTCAGTTGTTCTCGATATTTGCTCGAATATTGCGACAAATATGTTATATTGGTATTATATTGTTATTTATACCATTAGCCATATTGTATGGTATTGACTTTTTTGTGTATATCCTTAGACTGATAACCTTTAGTACTAGATGGTTAAGTTTTAGAGCAGTGAATCCTGAGAGGAACAGGCAAAAATCTAGCCTACAGAAATAtgtcaagaaaaaagataagaTGAGTAAGCAAGTGAACGCTGGTATCGTTTTCGTGCTGTCGAACGTACGGACTAAATTAAGtgaatatttcttgaattcCCGTCATTTGAATCCAAATCAGGGGGAATCGATAAGTAACAAGAGATGTTCAGAATTTCCCAATAAAACAGGTACAAAAGAGCACATTTCCATGGGGAAAGTCAATGTCATTGGGTAAGAATACctctttgatatttttttatgcCCCAAATTTATGATAAACACAAATTATATATCCCACTTTTATTTAAACATAATCACACGCATACATTATAACATCATGTACAGTCAGCAGAGAGTGGTTGTGGATCATTCAAGGCCTTTAAACGTCTATCTGCAGAGACAACTCTCTGTTATCGTCCTGTACGAATATCAAAGCACGACGAGAGGCCAATAGCAGCCAGAGAGAAAAACGTATACTTAAGAGAACAATTAAGTGGATTCTTAATAGAGGAGAGAAGCTCGTAAATAGATAATCAAACCATGTTCAGTATTCCAGCTAATAACGCCAATATGGGTGGTATTCCCACCAGTGCGCCATCTCATAATGCCAAATCGAAGTTTCAAAGATTCAGGGAAACTCCTGCCTATACAATGGTGCTAAACGGAGCTTTTTTCATTGCTGGTGTAGCATTTATCCAATCTCCATTGATGGATATGCTAGCCCCACAGTTATGAGTGCCAAATGGGGTCCATGCGAGAGCCCACGCTAGACTACACGCCATAATTTTTCACCTGTATATATGTCTGTTATATAACTTTAATGcttttataaatataattaaGTATTTAATAGAAAACGTATTATCTTAATTAGAAATTATTTATGATGTTATTGAATTACAAGTACATAGGAGCTATATTGATCAAAAGTTGCGAAAAAAAAGGTAAAATGTATTACGATTAGTAtgaaagaatgaaaaagcAGCCGTTATTGCTGACTGGACCTTTGCTAGCATTCTAATCGGATAACACAATATATAGGGCATATAACATACCTGGGAAGAAGACACAGATGGTTAAAACGATATCAATTATACATTCGGTACCCCAACCACGGGCAGCGAACACAGCAACAGGTGGTAAGAATATGGCTAAAATAATGTTAATGATCTTAGAAGAATCCATTGTTTGATATAATAATACGCTTTAATCGATATTGATAGAATCTTCTCAACAACAgtatttaaaaaatttaatcGATGAGATACCTCCCTATTTATATATAGCTTGTTTTTCTCGATGatgttgtttttttcttcgtccctacatcaatttttttctcctCTGTGATTTCCTCCCGTCGTGTAACTCGCGCGCACCGAGGGCCCTCTCGAGGAAATCTTCCTACCAGCAGAATGGCCCGCTGCGAGAACCGGGAATTTCCAGTAGACGCAAGGGATCTACATTTCACCTACGTAAAACTAGGACGGCTTCTCCGGCCAGGAGGAAGAGTTCGTGGGTAAACTCAACATAGGCCCTGATGAGATATATGTGTCTTATTATCTACTTGTTATCCCtgtttattattattgccGCAGATAATCCTTGTCCCTCACTTTTAAGCAGCAACCCATGCAGATCACAATGGGTTACTCCCTATACGTTCTTATACTATTGGTTTTTTATACTATAAaagtttatttatttatttatttatttatttatttattattgctATTTTTTCACAGATGCAGGTAAGTACATATATCAATCCTTCAAGACCTTCTTGacaatcttttcaacttcatcCCAATCATCAGTTGGGACACGGgtcatttcaatatcaccGAAATACTTTTGAATGGCAGATAAtgtattgaatgattttttatcaCTGACAAAAGAAATCGCAACACCTGTTCTACCAAATCTACCAGTTCTACCAATTCTATGAATGTAAGTTGCTGGATCCGCTAGGCCATTTGGTAAAGTTGGAAGATCATAGTTGACCACCATTGAGACTGTTGGAATATCAATACCTCTGGCGAGAACATTGGTTGTGATTAATACTTTAGATCTACCTTCTCTGAAGTCATCTATCAACCTATCTCTCTCTTGACTTTGTAAGTCACCATGTAAAATGGAAACTTGGTGACCTTCTTGTTTTAATTTCCCATACAGAAGATTAGCGGTATTTTTTGTGGCAACAAAGATAATAGAAGAACCAATCGTTAAAAGACCGTATAGTTCACACAAAACTTCATACTTGTGCTGCTCATCGTTACAATCCATGTATAACTGTTTGATTGCACTAACATTGACTTCGtttctttgtaattctAAAGTATTGGCTTCTGGGACAACTTTCTTGGCATATTGTCTAACTGCATCAGCAAAAGTGGCGCTGAAAAGAACTAGTTGTGTAGTTTTTGGCAAAAATCTCTTAACACGAATACATTGATCACCTAACCCTTGTTTGTCTAACATATTATCAGCTTCATCAAGAACAAAAACTTTGACACTATTCAATGTCAATAATTTTCGGCGCATTAAATCTAATACTGTCCCCGGTGTACCCACGATAATTTGTGCTTTAATATGTTCATTCTTTGGGAATGAGTCTGGAACAATTAATTGCGTTGTAATTTTGGTAAACTTGCccatttcttgaataacTTCAAGTGTTTGTCTTGCTAATTCTCTTGATGGTGCTAAACAAATGGCTTGAGTTCCATCGATTTCAGTATTGACACGAGATAGCATTGCTAAAGAAAATGCTGCTGTCTTACCAGTACCAGATTGAGATTGAGCTATCATATTTCTTGGAGGATTGGAAAGAAGTAAAGGTAATGCTCTCTCTTGCACTTTAGATggtttttgaaatttcatcgCATAGACACCTTTCAATAGTTCAGGTGCCAATCCTAACTCATCAAACGATTTCGCACTAAATAATGGAGAATTTGGATCTGCCTGTATATCTACTAATTTCACTTTAACTTCATATTCAGATTTAATCAAATTAGTGTCCGATTCCTTTGGTTTTTCAGTCTTCTTATCTTCCTTTTGTTCACTTTTTGAATCAGTTTCCTTTGTGTCCTTAACTTCATTGGAATCAATCTTCTtgttatcttcttcaattttcaagGAAGCCATCAAATCGGCAGGATCCTTCTTAGTAGTATCTGTCATTTCTTCTGTCGATAATTCTTCTGCAGTCGTATAGTATTTGATCtgatgatatatatatcgaTCAAATAACacttttttcatcttttctcttctaTGAAATACCTGgaaaaatttcgaaattcCGGGTAAACGATTTTGTCACAGTATAAACTGACCCAAATACACGATGAACAAAGCAGTTTGAATTATAAGAAAGGTTGATTATTTCATTATGAATCaggaaattttatttagtCTATATATGCAGACATGTCATTAAAGTCATTAAATTATTCTTGAGAGTTTATTACACTCCATCGGGCTTCCAGTCTAATTCCAGTCTTTGATAGACTTGGGTTTGACATTGGGACCATATACTagctttttcttctttagtCAATGTTATTTTGTGATTAGTAGTATAAACGTTGTCAGAAGGGCCATCATTATAGTTTGATGTATTTATTGCTATTGAGTCTTTATTCTCTTGgaagtttttcaattgtagatttttcattaacgttttcttcaatagactgctatttttattcaacGTCGTCGGTATCATTCTTGGTGGAGGCATATCAggtttcttcaaattcagaCTATGTTGCTCacttttccattttttgaattcattacAATGATTCTTAAAATCAAATCTACACTGCGCTTCCACTGCAATATTTAATAGATAATTTTCGATGATGTTCCTCCATTCAGGTTTTGATAAAGTCATTATTGGCTCGTGAACACCCACAATTTGTTCATGACGTTTTCGAGCTGCAGCAACCGTGTATTTAGCACTTGTAAGTTTAAATTCGTAATCAATATTTGCCTCCAAATATAAATCTGAATTTACCAAAGTTTGTATTATAACAGTATCAGCGGAATTTAAGGGCAATAATTGGAATCTAAATTTCGGAAGACTTGGTGCGGTTCGATTGATAATTTCTGGTAGCTGATGGCCCCATTCTGGGCGTAAATTCTCTACGATTAAAAGTGATCGCACATCGTTAAGATCCCAATCTAATAATTCTCTTTTAGTAAAAGATGGTCTGCCGTTATACAGAACTTTAGAAGGATCTGACATGAGAACTTCTGGTGAATacatatcaaaaaatgtcTTCGGGAGGGCTTCCTCTAAAGAAAGCTGCGTTATGAATTTTGAATGCGTTAAAGGTACGCTATCATTGGTAGTTTGTGAAAATATTGTGGAAGGCTGTGAAAATATACTAGATGCTGCGTCTGATGAGAAAGAACTCTGACTGTCAACAGTTGTCGATATACTATATGCGTCTGAAATGTCATTATTGTTACGGCTATGATTTGGaagatttttttggttTGGTAGAAGTCTCTTTTTAATCTCTAATCTAGCCCTATCAGCATATTCAGGTGGAGCATTGACAAAATTTGCTTCCTTTCGAAGATGTTCGTGtacatcattttcatgatACTCTTGTTTCTCATCAACTCTGTTTGCTGGTCTATGTTCTTCAGACGcactcttcttcttcccaTGTCTCTTTTGTATCCCCAACATAGAAATATTACTTGGTGAAGGAGATACGAACATATTTCTTTACTTTCCTTCACAACTAGTtgattttataaatttatttgaagtagaaaaatttttctcctTATTAAGCTGAATATATCTAATAATGTTAAAACTCTTTCCCAACACACGCCAACTCTTCAGTCTGGACTATAAACAACGAACCAATTTATTCTTTATATCCTTATCAATGGGTAAAACTATCAGATAGACAATGAGtttagtatatatatataatacaCCACTTGTTTCCCTCAAAAAGACACTTGTTGTTCTTAGGTCGAGGGGATTGATTTTTGCGGTGCACACTCAAGCAGTTATATTAAATCTGGTCCTAGTCTTACGAGATTGCGTTGCagcgaaaaaaaaatcaatacataaaaatttttccgTGCAACAAAATGACAACATAATAGAATAAGTGCGCAGGGGATTTATTTCTGGCGAATATTGTCTGTTGCATGTCTCCAACGGAAAAATATCGAAGAAAATCCGCACAAATTTCGGGATATGCCATGTTGCGGGGAGCACCAAATTGTTATATTTTCTGATGCGGCCTTTTCtgagagaaagaaattgcaGCCATGtataaagaaaacaaatTAATTTCTCAGGCCTCTCCGAGATTTGTTGGCGGGAAATTATCTGCCTATTATTCCCGTCTCTGGTCTGCCcattattaatttcttttttcaagttcCTTTACTCCACATTTATTCCTTCGGAAAAACTTCCGAAATGTTCCATTTGGTCAAAAACTAAAGGcaaaaatggtaaatttgtttttgGTGTCTATAGTATAAACTGGGCTGGTCAGAAGAGGAGAAGTATAGGTACTTTTGCCTTAGTAGTCACTGACATGTACAAAACAACCCATCATAATCTTTTCTATGAATCTGTTACTCATGcagaaatggaaatttaaaaaatttgaaaaaaaaattaaaaaagaagCTCCGATGCCGGGAGTCGAACCCGGGTCTCCACGGTGAGAACGTAATGTGATAGCCGTTACACTACATCGGATTGGAATCTACGGGGTTGGGAATGATATTAGATAATGAACAAGGATTGAGAATCCTCTGTACTACCCTGTCCGACGTGCTcgatttttcaaagtctCATTCCCTCCAGCTAATATATACGTAAGGGAAGATCGGAGAATATCTCTTGCATTATAATGTTGTTGACCGATAGAAGTCTTTTCCCCTCTTGGGATGTTGCTAATCGATGACATAGTGGTAATAAATAAGATCTGTGAGTTAGTTATAGTATaccaaacaaaataaagtaTGAAATCAGAATTAAactatatattaaaaacCAATATTCGTCctactctttttttttatatatttattttatcgTTTATTATACAGCGCACAGCCCCAGTTACTGGTCGAGCCATTTGCTGTTATGCAGAGTAGTCCACGCGCCACTGCTGCTGCCGTGTATCTGGCCTACTCAGCTCAGACCACCCCCAGTACGCCCAGTGGTTGCCAATGTACAAGCCATTAGCGTTGACCTGCCCTGTCCACGTATCTTGGTAGGCTTCAGTACAGGACGCCGGAATGGTGTTACCGTAACACTCATCATCCCTGAAGGTAGCGAACCAAGAGTATGTATTCCTCGCATGACAGCCGATCTTGTTCCCAGGTCCTACTGTGAACCTACTCTGATTCACTTGCTGGCATCGGTGGTGCGGCTACACCTCCAATAGCATATACTTGGAGCTGGGGTTCTGCGTTATACGACAGGAACTTTGAGTTTACCATCTCACATATATCCGAATACGTTATAACCATATCCGCGTGTACGCAGGTCTTGTCGTCGGCGCCGAAGAAATAATAGTATCCCTCGCTATGCCCACGTCACATTATGGTTCCTGAGTTTTCGTTCATGTATGTTGCGCCGCCAGCTATCTTGTCCCACAATTCCAAGCTAGGTAAGCGATCAGTTCCTGTTAATACTCGGCCTAGAGTTGACCACTGTGTGTAGTACTCCGCAATGCTGTCAGCTAATACCACCTCATTTCGTACGTGTGCTAAGTAACGAATGGAGCAATAGTCGGTGACCGCTGTAACAGCAGCTGTGTTGACTTGGGTCGTGTTGAAATAGACAATTAGAGAGCTACTACCATCAATGAGGACTTGGGTGCTATTGTCAGCGCCGTTCACTTGCAGGCacttcaaataattaaGCGCAGCTATTTCTGGGCTGGTAGAGTTAACAATAGGCCCCAGAGCGACCTGATCCAGCCAGCTTGCCGCAGTGATAGGCAAAAGGACTAACGAATGTATTAGGGGGAGACGCATCGTAactctaattttttctatataaaaAGTATCTTCaataagagaagaaaagatgtTCTCTCGATACTAGATGACGTCGATTTATACCTCATAAATCACAACATTCTCGTCTATAAATATGTGCCACAGTATTATAGACCCAACATCATGCAATATCGCACGACATTGTACAACTGACAAGCAACaagtgaaaattttcatcatgtCGTGGGCGAGAGAGTCCGTCATATAGCCTCTTCGTATCTATACAAGCAGCGAATCTTCTTGTTATGGTAAACCGTTGTGGTTACATTCTTCGTAGTTATTTACCAATCCATAATATTCCCGTCTACAAATATGTGCTATAGTATTATAGACCCATCAAACTCTCATTCCGAGTTGTCGTAATTGTTCCAGCATAATGTCATTTCTAGCAAATATTCCATTACATCCATAGCTTCTTTGGTTTATTTATAAATCCAGGGTTAAAAAGGCTTTCTAATCATGGTCGCTACAATAAGTGGAAAGTACTAATGCGTTATCTGTGAAGGTTACTAGACAAGATGAAGGAACTCAATGGCATGTATGGTAGAGAGCAAAGCGGCTTCAACGAGTAATAAAACTCgatttctcttttttgaGAAGCTACATCGCACTACCTTTTTgtaaagaaatatttattattttcttcaccaGTTTATAGCCCATAAACGACTACCATGTACAAATGTTAATATATACGCTTATATAATTAGTAAGGAATTATGTCACTAAAAACGTCGATACCCTTCATTACCGCCCTGATAACGACTGTTTTGGTAGTTACCATTGTTGTTGTATCTGCTTTGGCCTGAATAACCACCCCTATTGTAATCTGAATTATTGttgtaattttgatgaCTGTTGTTATTGTACCTACGTCCTTGTTGATTATTATAGTTGTTCTTGATGTATCCATTGTTATAACTTCCGCCACTGTCCCTCGCACCTCTGTAATTCGTTTGTTGGCCTCTTTGTTGATGAACATTATTATAACTACCATTCCTATTAGTATTGTTGGCATTTTTGGCATTCGAAAAGTAGAAAAAGGAACGATAGCCGCCCTCCCTTGGTTTATATTGCGTAGTACCAGATGGCCCCACCTTTACTACATTCTTCTTCATGTCGTTTCCAAAAAACCTGTTGTTTCTTTGGAAATTATTGCCACCATATTTATAGAGGATTGAATCTACATCATATACAGACAATGTAGCCTCAGCAGGGATGTAGCCATTCAATATAACGGATTTATTGTTTGCAGGCAGCGGCGTAAACTTGAAAAGTGCCTTCAGAAACAGATTAGTTGATAGCTCGGGTAAAGATGTACTTTCCAGAGGGCACAACAGTTTACTATTTAACTTAAAgccttcttcatcaattgaaacaatACCACTGAGACCACTCTTGAAATGTCtgaattttatttcaaaatcgtCAGCTAGATCTTCACTTTGGTATagtttttttgaaaatttctcatAATTTACGTTCTTATTGCTGATAAGTAAAATAGCCTCTTTCCTAAcatttcttgatctttCAGCGTCTGATAATTTTGGGTACTGTGCCCTCACAACTTCAAGCAGtcttttttcatcaataaatgGAAGTAATGCAATGCCTTGCCAGGACATTTTCTTACCGTTCATATCAATTGGGAATTCTGGGGGATAGAAGTCTATGATAGGGGAATCTGCTTCACTCATTAAAGGACGAAATATTGGAGGCAATGTATGGCCAGATGCTGCCGGTAAAACACTCATTAATTGCTCATAT
This window harbors:
- the WHI2 gene encoding Whi2p (similar to Saccharomyces cerevisiae WHI2 (YOR043W); ancestral locus Anc_5.639) — encoded protein: MQNIITQVSQEGANGNPLLGNSQQQFYNSADSSDYYDGSENDMYGNSLIHLNIQENHYFITRDQLMSLPESLLLCLFPSGVFLDRDGQVITNLTPEDEVYIVTFPPDCFEYIMEIFTKAHDDLVNHPIEEFFGKPSSSGFVNSAKGFFNFGYSNQNNQSTSEQDLLHQKPAIIVLREDLDYYCVPLHEFQFEMNENETDSINHENNEDLLQHFMAQVKIAAGSFLANNTSIFQGLFSTNRLRYQNNTNNNNNNNTISTNNMDSKQLGPAEQHLMDMLCSSGFTIESKWGNRTQEAGKTVISSLSLCRLANETTQQFREKYELARLKWLQEYTEKINSTSNNTRPSLLLSRSSLSITDAYNNNTLSESSLSLTPSRSNNLTPSKSALGISNGREGRNEKRKSRLSVLADNVRSRSTSKNRHGSKNENIELPKVYDLVEKPNINAKLLLFWRKPARKCWWGDEEIELEVEIYGEWVDKDKKIVKLKLPQNFTESQDNEEILLKSLNKIKIPVRLHIRRVWTLELSVIGVQ
- the IRC23 gene encoding Irc23p (similar to Saccharomyces cerevisiae YOR044W and BSC2 (YDR275W); ancestral locus Anc_5.640); the protein is MVMSQLFSIFARILRQICYIGIILLFIPLAILYGIDFFVYILRLITFSTRWLSFRAVNPERNRQKSSLQKYVKKKDKMSKQVNAGIVFVLSNVRTKLSEYFLNSRHLNPNQGESISNKRCSEFPNKTGTKEHISMGKVNVIG
- the TOM6 gene encoding Tom6p (similar to Saccharomyces cerevisiae TOM6 (YOR045W); ancestral locus Anc_5.641), with amino-acid sequence MFSIPANNANMGGIPTSAPSHNAKSKFQRFRETPAYTMVLNGAFFIAGVAFIQSPLMDMLAPQL
- the PMP3 gene encoding Pmp3p (similar to Saccharomyces cerevisiae PMP3 (YDR276C); ancestral locus Anc_5.642) translates to MDSSKIINIILAIFLPPVAVFAARGWGTECIIDIVLTICVFFPGMLYALYIVLSD
- the DBP5 gene encoding ATP-dependent RNA helicase DBP5 (similar to Saccharomyces cerevisiae DBP5 (YOR046C); ancestral locus Anc_5.643), translated to MTDTTKKDPADLMASLKIEEDNKKIDSNEVKDTKETDSKSEQKEDKKTEKPKESDTNLIKSEYEVKVKLVDIQADPNSPLFSAKSFDELGLAPELLKGVYAMKFQKPSKVQERALPLLLSNPPRNMIAQSQSGTGKTAAFSLAMLSRVNTEIDGTQAICLAPSRELARQTLEVIQEMGKFTKITTQLIVPDSFPKNEHIKAQIIVGTPGTVLDLMRRKLLTLNSVKVFVLDEADNMLDKQGLGDQCIRVKRFLPKTTQLVLFSATFADAVRQYAKKVVPEANTLELQRNEVNVSAIKQLYMDCNDEQHKYEVLCELYGLLTIGSSIIFVATKNTANLLYGKLKQEGHQVSILHGDLQSQERDRLIDDFREGRSKVLITTNVLARGIDIPTVSMVVNYDLPTLPNGLADPATYIHRIGRTGRFGRTGVAISFVSDKKSFNTLSAIQKYFGDIEMTRVPTDDWDEVEKIVKKVLKD
- the STD1 gene encoding Std1p (similar to Saccharomyces cerevisiae MTH1 (YDR277C) and STD1 (YOR047C); ancestral locus Anc_5.644) yields the protein MFVSPSPSNISMLGIQKRHGKKKSASEEHRPANRVDEKQEYHENDVHEHLRKEANFVNAPPEYADRARLEIKKRLLPNQKNLPNHSRNNNDISDAYSISTTVDSQSSFSSDAASSIFSQPSTIFSQTTNDSVPLTHSKFITQLSLEEALPKTFFDMYSPEVLMSDPSKVLYNGRPSFTKRELLDWDLNDVRSLLIVENLRPEWGHQLPEIINRTAPSLPKFRFQLLPLNSADTVIIQTLVNSDLYLEANIDYEFKLTSAKYTVAAARKRHEQIVGVHEPIMTLSKPEWRNIIENYLLNIAVEAQCRFDFKNHCNEFKKWKSEQHSLNLKKPDMPPPRMIPTTLNKNSSLLKKTLMKNLQLKNFQENKDSIAINTSNYNDGPSDNVYTTNHKITLTKEEKASIWSQCQTQVYQRLELDWKPDGV
- the KAFR0C06105 gene encoding uncharacterized protein; amino-acid sequence: MRLPLIHSLVLLPITAASWLDQVALGPIVNSTSPEIAALNYLKCLQVNGADNSTQVLIDGSSSLIVYFNTTQVNTAAVTAVTDYCSIRYLAHVRNEVVLADSIAEYYTQWSTLGRVLTGTDRLPSLELWDKIAGGATYMNENSGTIM